Proteins from one Pontibacter korlensis genomic window:
- a CDS encoding T9SS-dependent M36 family metallopeptidase, which translates to MGKTIRVYTQLAIIVALLFGSTVSYGQRSGKPEKKPVPQVALEHLKSNKSKYKVSEKDIADLKLSGESNSKKSGVKHLYIKQQFQGIEIHGAITNMAVTSDGKVIHVGNRFYSQIEEKIKNKQPALDAAGAVAAAARHLGTTVKGPLTILETGDVSNREVLLSNGGISLESIPARLVYQPMVDGSLRLAWEVSIYELDAENWWNIRVDAVTGEFLDKDNMVVHCQFENNGPGGSFLHDGHSHTTATPYNDAVEAIPYVSAEKQVNNSNSPGLYEVYPMPIESPSHGNRKPVNAKSADRVASPTGWHTAGQTKYTITRGNNVYAYEDPDNTGYIGGPEDMYGYSPDGGTERVFKYPVDFSQQPSAYKDAAITNLFYWNNIIHDVWYKYGFDEESGNFQSFNFDKGGLGADHVMAEAQDSRNISTTRNNANFATPVDGFRPRMQMYLWSGIPDGDMFRVTSPAAIAGSYLAIQATFGPRLSSTPITGKLVLADGLLACGAISNAAAIAGNIAVVYRGSCEFGVKVLNAQNAGAIAVVVINNAPGTPTAMGVGATNPSLITISSLMITDEAGAKIRALLDSNQEVIVSLKDDGSGPEIDGDFDNGIIVHEYGHGISNRLTGGPNTTSCLPTQVRVGTQIYTTEQMGEGWSDWFGLMMTMKKGDTREKIRGMGTYASGEPTNGRGIRPAPYSTDFSINSYTYNATNNPSLTAPHGVGFVWSTILWEMTWDLIEKYGFDEDLYNGNGGNNIAMQLVIDGLKLQPCYPGFVDGRDAILMADQINYGGANQELIWKAFARRGLGYSANQGLSYNRFDQEEAFDLPATFTFHVPGSVGTAKFDAMGSDVAVSYPNPFTESTNIRFTAQEDGHTVLKVYDITGRVVETLFEGEVERGVTYEHSFKGTGMKNGMYIYRITNGSTTRSGTMLLMK; encoded by the coding sequence ATGGGCAAAACTATACGCGTTTACACGCAGCTGGCTATTATTGTAGCCTTGCTGTTCGGTAGTACTGTTTCGTACGGACAACGGAGTGGGAAGCCAGAGAAAAAACCAGTCCCACAGGTGGCTCTTGAGCATCTAAAAAGCAACAAGAGCAAGTATAAAGTAAGTGAAAAAGACATTGCAGACCTAAAGCTGAGCGGCGAATCGAATAGCAAAAAGAGCGGTGTAAAGCACCTCTACATTAAGCAGCAGTTTCAGGGCATCGAAATTCATGGCGCTATTACCAACATGGCCGTTACCAGCGACGGTAAGGTGATACATGTTGGTAATCGTTTCTACAGCCAAATAGAAGAAAAGATCAAGAACAAGCAGCCTGCCTTAGATGCTGCCGGTGCAGTTGCCGCTGCTGCCAGGCACTTGGGCACCACTGTTAAAGGACCACTAACCATTCTGGAAACAGGCGACGTTAGTAACAGAGAAGTGCTTCTGTCGAACGGTGGGATTTCCCTAGAGTCGATTCCGGCAAGGTTAGTTTACCAACCTATGGTAGATGGCAGCTTAAGGCTGGCCTGGGAGGTGTCTATTTATGAACTGGATGCAGAAAACTGGTGGAACATCAGGGTAGATGCGGTTACTGGTGAGTTCTTAGACAAAGATAACATGGTGGTGCATTGCCAGTTTGAGAACAATGGCCCAGGCGGAAGCTTTCTGCACGATGGCCATAGCCATACTACTGCAACCCCTTACAATGATGCGGTAGAAGCAATTCCGTATGTGTCTGCTGAGAAACAGGTGAACAACAGCAACTCGCCTGGTCTTTATGAAGTGTACCCTATGCCTATAGAAAGCCCTAGCCACGGTAACCGAAAACCAGTTAATGCCAAATCTGCAGATCGTGTTGCTTCCCCGACTGGGTGGCATACTGCTGGCCAGACCAAGTATACTATTACCCGAGGCAATAACGTGTACGCGTATGAAGATCCGGACAATACCGGTTATATAGGTGGCCCTGAAGACATGTACGGCTATAGCCCAGATGGCGGAACAGAACGTGTGTTCAAATATCCGGTTGATTTTTCTCAGCAACCTTCTGCCTATAAAGATGCAGCTATCACGAACCTCTTTTACTGGAACAACATCATACACGATGTATGGTACAAGTATGGCTTTGATGAGGAAAGTGGCAACTTTCAGTCATTTAACTTTGATAAAGGCGGCTTAGGAGCAGACCATGTAATGGCAGAGGCTCAGGACAGCAGAAATATTTCTACTACACGCAACAACGCTAATTTCGCCACTCCAGTCGATGGTTTCAGGCCGAGAATGCAGATGTACCTTTGGAGTGGTATCCCGGATGGGGATATGTTCAGGGTAACATCGCCTGCTGCCATTGCAGGAAGCTATCTGGCGATACAGGCAACCTTTGGTCCGAGACTTAGCTCTACGCCAATTACCGGAAAGCTTGTGTTGGCTGATGGTCTTTTGGCTTGTGGGGCTATCTCTAATGCGGCCGCAATTGCCGGAAACATAGCCGTAGTATACAGAGGCTCCTGTGAGTTTGGTGTAAAAGTATTGAATGCGCAAAATGCTGGAGCCATTGCGGTTGTAGTAATAAATAATGCGCCGGGCACTCCAACTGCTATGGGTGTAGGAGCCACAAACCCGAGTCTGATTACTATCTCCTCTTTAATGATAACAGATGAGGCAGGCGCTAAAATAAGAGCTTTGCTGGATAGCAACCAGGAAGTGATTGTAAGCCTGAAAGACGATGGTTCGGGACCAGAAATCGATGGAGACTTCGACAACGGTATCATCGTGCATGAGTATGGCCATGGTATATCTAACCGCCTTACTGGTGGACCAAATACCACTTCATGCCTTCCAACCCAGGTTCGTGTGGGTACTCAGATTTATACAACTGAGCAAATGGGAGAAGGCTGGAGTGACTGGTTTGGCCTGATGATGACCATGAAGAAAGGCGACACCCGTGAGAAAATAAGAGGCATGGGTACGTACGCATCAGGTGAGCCAACAAATGGGCGAGGTATCAGACCTGCGCCATACTCTACTGATTTCAGTATTAACAGCTATACTTACAATGCAACTAATAACCCGAGCTTAACAGCTCCGCATGGTGTCGGCTTTGTTTGGTCTACCATACTTTGGGAGATGACCTGGGATTTGATTGAGAAGTACGGCTTTGATGAGGACCTGTACAACGGCAACGGCGGCAATAACATAGCTATGCAACTGGTAATAGATGGCTTAAAACTACAGCCATGCTACCCTGGTTTTGTAGACGGTCGTGATGCTATACTTATGGCTGACCAAATTAATTACGGTGGAGCTAACCAAGAACTGATCTGGAAAGCTTTTGCCAGAAGAGGCCTAGGTTACAGTGCCAACCAAGGCTTGAGCTATAACAGGTTCGACCAGGAAGAAGCCTTCGATTTGCCAGCAACTTTTACCTTCCATGTGCCAGGATCAGTTGGTACGGCCAAGTTTGACGCTATGGGTAGTGATGTGGCTGTGAGCTATCCTAACCCGTTCACTGAGAGCACTAACATCCGCTTTACGGCTCAGGAAGATGGTCATACAGTGCTGAAGGTTTATGATATTACCGGCCGTGTGGTAGAAACACTGTTCGAAGGAGAGGTGGAGCGTGGTGTAACCTATGAGCACAGCTTCAAAGGCACAGGCATGAAAAATGGCATGTACATCTATAGAATTACCAATGGTAGTACCACCCGTTCCGGCACCATGTTATTGATGAAGTAA
- a CDS encoding ABC transporter permease, with amino-acid sequence MYKNYLKMAYRNLMRHKVFSLINISGLALGMTCSILILLWVKDELSINRFHEDVDTLYRVMEVQSYPGADDLTVDATPGPLAEALERDLPEVVQAVRTTTWDWKQLFAYNDKVLKVNGRYTDPEFFQVFTFPLLYGDASQVLKQPNSVVISETVANQFFDSPEEAMGKLFKINNSKSYKVTGVMQDVPKNSTMQFDYVMPVDDWINSPGSEWLKGWESNALRTFVKLQPGTDIDAFNEKIKPVIKQYQKESNIDLFVQPVSEMYLYGEFRNGSQEGTGAIKHVRLFTVVAMFILIIACINFMNLATARSAKRAKEVGVRKAIGANKPALISQFMIESVLVAFLALFLSVNLTGILLPQFNELTGKFINLDLTDPSLLLLLVGVAVVTGVVSGSYPALFLSSFNPAVVLKGTTKSSKRVSVFRKGLVVFQFVLSALLIISTLVVYLQLHYIRTKNIGLNRENVVLLPLEGELHKRYDVMKEELLKVPGITGVTAANQNPLMVGNSTGSIEWEGKEPNSDILFSILKTDYDFLETLDVQMKEGRSFSKKYGAEETKVVINEEAARLMQLKEPVGQWLAGGGERATIIGVVKNFQTASMHESMQPLVMMLNPGEANTIFVRITSGETTEILSAIEKILKKHNPAFPFEYHFLDEDFERMYRTEVMMGQLTKYFAGIAIFISCLGLFGLALFTAEQRTKEIGIRKVLGASVASIVFMLSKDFLKLVLIANLIALPLGWYFMNGWLNDYADRTELSWWIFAMAFVSTIIIAVVTLSFHAIKTAVANPVNSLRAE; translated from the coding sequence ATGTATAAGAACTACCTCAAAATGGCCTATCGCAACCTGATGCGTCACAAGGTCTTCTCGCTCATCAATATCTCCGGCCTGGCGCTGGGCATGACCTGTAGTATCCTGATTCTGCTGTGGGTAAAGGATGAGCTAAGCATCAACCGTTTTCATGAAGATGTAGACACTCTATACCGGGTAATGGAGGTGCAAAGCTACCCTGGTGCAGATGACCTGACAGTAGATGCTACCCCGGGACCTTTGGCAGAAGCCTTGGAGCGGGACCTGCCGGAGGTAGTACAGGCAGTGCGAACCACTACCTGGGATTGGAAGCAGCTCTTCGCCTATAACGATAAGGTGCTTAAGGTTAATGGCAGGTACACCGATCCAGAGTTTTTTCAAGTCTTTACCTTTCCGCTGTTGTACGGTGATGCCTCACAGGTGCTGAAGCAGCCAAATTCGGTGGTGATTTCAGAAACGGTAGCCAATCAGTTTTTCGATTCTCCTGAAGAAGCCATGGGTAAGCTCTTCAAGATCAATAACAGCAAGAGCTATAAGGTAACAGGAGTGATGCAGGATGTGCCCAAGAATTCTACTATGCAGTTTGACTACGTGATGCCTGTGGATGATTGGATAAACAGCCCGGGAAGTGAGTGGCTGAAGGGGTGGGAAAGTAATGCACTAAGAACTTTCGTAAAGCTGCAGCCAGGCACCGACATAGATGCTTTTAATGAGAAGATAAAGCCTGTCATAAAACAGTATCAAAAAGAATCAAACATAGACCTTTTTGTGCAGCCTGTAAGTGAGATGTACCTGTACGGCGAGTTCCGCAACGGAAGTCAGGAGGGGACAGGAGCCATTAAACATGTGCGACTGTTTACGGTGGTGGCTATGTTTATCCTTATCATTGCCTGCATCAACTTTATGAACCTGGCAACCGCACGGTCGGCCAAGCGTGCCAAAGAGGTAGGGGTTAGAAAGGCTATCGGAGCAAACAAACCAGCACTTATCAGCCAGTTTATGATCGAGTCGGTACTGGTGGCTTTTCTGGCGCTCTTCTTATCAGTAAACCTAACAGGTATACTCTTACCGCAGTTTAACGAGCTCACGGGTAAGTTCATAAACCTGGACTTAACTGATCCGTCGCTGCTTCTGCTGCTTGTAGGTGTAGCTGTAGTAACAGGTGTTGTGTCTGGAAGTTACCCTGCCCTGTTCTTATCATCTTTCAATCCTGCAGTAGTTTTAAAAGGAACTACCAAATCAAGCAAGCGCGTGTCGGTTTTCAGAAAAGGCCTGGTAGTGTTCCAGTTTGTACTGTCTGCGCTGCTGATTATTAGTACTCTGGTAGTATACCTGCAACTGCACTATATCCGCACTAAAAACATAGGCCTGAACAGGGAGAATGTGGTGCTGCTTCCGTTGGAGGGTGAACTGCATAAGCGTTACGATGTGATGAAGGAAGAGCTGCTAAAGGTGCCGGGCATAACTGGTGTTACGGCTGCAAACCAAAACCCTTTGATGGTGGGTAACTCAACAGGTAGTATTGAGTGGGAGGGGAAAGAGCCAAATTCTGACATTCTGTTCAGTATACTTAAAACTGACTATGACTTCCTGGAGACCTTGGATGTGCAGATGAAGGAGGGCAGAAGCTTTTCCAAAAAGTATGGTGCAGAAGAAACGAAGGTGGTGATTAATGAGGAGGCAGCTAGACTTATGCAGCTAAAAGAGCCAGTAGGGCAGTGGCTGGCAGGTGGAGGCGAGCGTGCTACCATCATCGGTGTGGTAAAGAATTTCCAGACAGCCTCCATGCATGAATCTATGCAGCCTCTTGTAATGATGCTGAACCCGGGAGAAGCTAACACCATCTTTGTGCGGATAACTTCTGGAGAGACAACAGAGATTTTGTCTGCCATAGAGAAGATCCTGAAAAAGCATAATCCGGCTTTCCCGTTTGAATATCACTTCCTGGATGAGGACTTCGAGCGGATGTACAGAACAGAGGTAATGATGGGGCAGCTTACTAAATACTTTGCCGGCATTGCCATCTTCATCTCCTGCCTTGGTTTGTTTGGCCTGGCCCTGTTCACTGCCGAGCAACGTACCAAAGAAATTGGTATCCGCAAAGTGCTGGGAGCCTCCGTGGCAAGCATCGTGTTCATGCTCTCCAAAGACTTCCTGAAACTGGTGCTTATTGCTAACCTGATTGCCCTGCCATTAGGATGGTACTTTATGAACGGCTGGCTTAATGACTACGCCGACCGCACAGAGCTAAGCTGGTGGATCTTTGCCATGGCCTTTGTCTCTACCATTATCATTGCCGTCGTTACCCTTAGCTTCCATGCCATTAAAACCGCAGTGGCAAACCCTGTAAACTCACTCAGAGCCGAATAA
- a CDS encoding sigma-54-dependent transcriptional regulator: MATVKNARVLVVDDETDVLFALKMLLKTEVKEVVTEKNPDLLPGLLERQKFDVIFLDMNFKSALNTGNEGLFWLRQILDRDKDASVILITAYGDVELAVRSLKEGATDFIVKPWHNEKLLETLHQTLEKRQQKTKGGSAGVATSKNTSTTILGQSEAIKEVLYKIEKIAPTEANVLILGENGTGKELVARALHEKSFRAGKPFVSVDMGALTDSLFESELFGSKKGAFTDAREDRAGRFEAANGGTLFLDEIGNISPAMQAKLLTVLQNRQVTPLGSNTPVPVDIRLISATNEPIYELAARNQFRKDLIYRINTVEITLPPLRQRHGDVELLARHFAAIYAQKNHKPVPEFAEATLQKLKQHSWPGNVRELQHAVERAIILAENNILQPQDFSFSPMEMAPSAPAAAYIPETPVPLSEIERETIIRVLEKNKGNISRTAKELGLTRTALYRRLNKHDI; this comes from the coding sequence ATGGCCACTGTAAAGAATGCTCGCGTGCTGGTGGTAGACGACGAGACGGACGTGCTGTTCGCCCTGAAGATGCTGCTAAAAACCGAGGTAAAAGAAGTAGTTACCGAAAAGAACCCTGACCTCCTGCCCGGCCTGCTGGAGCGACAGAAGTTTGATGTCATTTTCCTGGACATGAACTTTAAGAGTGCCTTGAATACAGGAAATGAGGGACTGTTCTGGCTGCGGCAGATCCTGGACAGAGACAAGGATGCTTCGGTTATACTTATCACGGCCTATGGCGATGTGGAGCTGGCTGTGCGCTCTTTAAAGGAGGGCGCTACAGATTTTATTGTAAAGCCCTGGCACAACGAGAAGCTGCTGGAAACTCTGCACCAGACACTAGAGAAAAGACAGCAGAAGACAAAGGGCGGCAGTGCAGGCGTAGCTACTTCTAAGAATACCAGCACTACTATTCTGGGCCAATCGGAGGCAATAAAAGAGGTGTTGTACAAGATAGAAAAGATAGCACCTACCGAGGCCAATGTACTTATACTTGGCGAGAACGGTACCGGTAAAGAATTGGTGGCTAGGGCGCTGCATGAGAAGTCTTTTCGTGCCGGAAAGCCTTTTGTAAGTGTGGATATGGGCGCGCTGACCGACAGCCTGTTTGAGAGTGAGTTGTTCGGCTCCAAGAAGGGAGCCTTTACCGATGCCCGTGAAGATCGGGCCGGACGCTTTGAGGCTGCCAACGGAGGCACTTTGTTTCTGGATGAGATAGGTAATATCTCACCGGCCATGCAGGCAAAGCTGCTTACAGTGCTACAGAACCGTCAGGTAACCCCACTAGGCTCCAACACACCCGTACCTGTTGACATCCGCTTGATCTCGGCCACTAACGAGCCTATTTACGAGCTGGCTGCACGTAACCAGTTCCGCAAAGACTTGATCTACCGCATCAACACCGTAGAAATCACCCTGCCACCACTTCGCCAGCGCCACGGCGATGTAGAGCTGCTGGCGCGCCATTTTGCTGCTATCTACGCTCAGAAGAATCATAAACCAGTGCCTGAGTTTGCAGAAGCCACCCTTCAGAAGCTAAAGCAACACAGCTGGCCAGGCAACGTGCGCGAGCTGCAGCACGCCGTAGAGCGCGCCATTATACTTGCCGAGAATAACATACTGCAGCCACAGGACTTCAGCTTCTCACCTATGGAGATGGCTCCTTCGGCCCCTGCCGCTGCCTACATACCCGAAACACCTGTGCCGCTAAGCGAAATTGAGCGCGAAACCATAATCCGGGTGCTGGAGAAGAATAAAGGCAATATCTCCAGAACTGCAAAAGAGCTTGGCCTTACCCGCACCGCCTTATACCGCCGATTAAATAAGCATGACATTTAA
- a CDS encoding S41 family peptidase: MKKLLLSLLVLLTTVAQAQISNTLTPADKVYGLSKFWQEVNYNFVYLDKVDRTKWDNAYREAITKVQQTKNDYEYYRELQKFCALLNDGHTNIYFPKKIQEKLHNDMFGKYRIFLSNIDNRAIVTKTNLSIKDEVPVGSEIVEVNGLPTVEYLKQFVLPYVSSSTDYVLMDIAIRYMFAGPEGEQYNIKYRTPKGKVAALTLTHAETTEQEVYPSQEKRELLELKWYPNQTAYLALNGFHDPKINEMFLAKLPELRKAKALIIDLRYNGGGSTDIGREILEYLSPDTLLYGSKNSTRQHLASYKAWGRFIENPKDTAGDAWAAKSLLAYQDKLYYTFDYNPARNSVSADQKVIVPTAILIGHNTASAAEDFLIYADNQRHMTKIGENSFGSTGQPFMFDLPGGGGARICTKKDTYPDGREFVGYGVKPDIDVKMTLQDYIQKKDPVLDRALKHLKGQKLASK; encoded by the coding sequence ATGAAAAAGCTCCTCTTAAGCCTGCTTGTACTGTTAACAACTGTTGCGCAGGCGCAAATTTCAAATACCCTGACACCGGCCGACAAAGTATATGGGCTCTCAAAGTTCTGGCAGGAAGTAAACTACAACTTTGTGTACCTCGATAAGGTGGATCGAACCAAGTGGGACAATGCTTATCGTGAGGCGATTACAAAGGTGCAGCAGACAAAAAACGACTACGAGTATTACCGGGAGCTGCAAAAATTCTGTGCCTTACTTAACGACGGCCACACCAACATCTACTTCCCGAAGAAAATACAGGAAAAGCTGCATAATGATATGTTCGGGAAGTACAGGATATTTCTGAGCAATATCGACAACAGAGCCATTGTGACCAAAACTAACCTGAGCATAAAAGACGAAGTGCCTGTGGGCAGCGAGATAGTTGAGGTGAACGGCCTGCCAACAGTAGAATACCTGAAGCAGTTTGTGCTGCCTTATGTCTCGTCGTCTACAGATTATGTGCTGATGGACATTGCTATTCGTTATATGTTTGCAGGGCCTGAGGGCGAGCAGTACAACATCAAATACAGAACACCAAAAGGCAAAGTAGCAGCGCTTACCCTTACACATGCTGAAACTACGGAGCAGGAAGTATACCCAAGCCAGGAGAAGCGTGAGTTGCTGGAGCTGAAGTGGTACCCGAATCAAACTGCATACCTTGCCCTGAACGGATTCCATGATCCGAAGATAAATGAGATGTTTCTGGCAAAGCTACCGGAACTGCGCAAAGCCAAAGCGCTGATCATTGACCTGCGCTACAATGGCGGCGGCTCTACAGACATAGGCCGTGAGATTCTGGAATACCTATCGCCTGATACGCTGCTGTATGGCTCTAAGAACTCTACTCGCCAGCACCTGGCTAGCTACAAGGCTTGGGGTAGGTTCATTGAAAATCCTAAAGATACCGCAGGCGATGCCTGGGCAGCTAAATCGCTGCTGGCTTACCAGGACAAGCTATACTATACTTTCGACTACAACCCCGCCCGAAATTCTGTAAGCGCCGACCAGAAAGTGATTGTGCCAACTGCTATACTTATCGGGCACAACACTGCCTCTGCCGCCGAAGACTTTCTGATTTATGCCGATAACCAGAGGCACATGACAAAGATTGGCGAGAACTCATTCGGTAGTACCGGCCAGCCTTTTATGTTTGATCTTCCTGGGGGAGGAGGGGCCAGAATCTGTACTAAGAAAGATACTTATCCAGACGGCCGTGAATTTGTTGGCTACGGCGTGAAGCCAGACATAGATGTGAAGATGACCCTGCAAGACTACATCCAGAAAAAAGATCCTGTGCTGGATCGTGCCTTAAAACATTTGAAAGGCCAGAAGCTAGCGTCAAAGTAA
- a CDS encoding sensor histidine kinase: MTFNRIEFGLLIRFVLLLGMMYLTVHYLTQFTWLQVGSGILVMLAQVWELAMYVTRSNNELAKFLQAVKQRDFSQRFNEHTTNSSLRQLHKAFNLINDTYKQLHIEKEAQFQYMQTILQMIDTGIMAVDEETGDVEWVNEAFKSILHLPYLKSMDSLEPRYPLLYEAVQSIKPGENKLLKLKLQDGQTQLLLTATAFTMQQRNLLLFALKNVSATVDATETEAWQKLLRVMTHEIMNSVAPIASLADTLGRHLHMEREKIEQEPEAKPDPELLQDTEEGITIIKKRSEGLLRFAHFYRNLSKSQELMLTTVYVQELFKSINGLMRPQLEEQGVKLSCQVTPPNLTLYGDVNLLEQVLINLILNAKRAVQGRPDPQVILTAGHENGKTVIEVQDNGTGIPEELLENIFIPFFTSHKDGSGIGLSLAKHIMLLHKGSIQVASEVGVGTVFKLYF, encoded by the coding sequence ATGACATTTAACCGCATCGAATTCGGGTTGCTGATCCGGTTTGTACTGTTGCTGGGCATGATGTACCTGACGGTGCACTACCTCACGCAGTTCACCTGGCTGCAGGTAGGCTCCGGTATACTTGTTATGCTGGCGCAGGTGTGGGAGTTGGCTATGTATGTTACCCGCAGTAATAATGAGCTTGCCAAGTTTCTGCAGGCTGTAAAGCAGCGCGACTTTTCACAACGCTTTAACGAGCACACCACCAACAGTTCTCTGCGGCAACTGCACAAAGCCTTCAACCTCATCAATGATACTTACAAGCAACTGCATATAGAGAAGGAGGCGCAGTTTCAGTATATGCAGACTATCCTGCAGATGATCGACACAGGCATTATGGCGGTGGATGAAGAAACTGGAGATGTGGAATGGGTGAATGAGGCTTTCAAAAGTATACTGCACCTGCCCTACCTGAAAAGTATGGACAGCCTGGAGCCACGTTACCCATTGCTCTATGAAGCAGTGCAAAGTATAAAGCCTGGGGAGAACAAGCTCCTAAAACTCAAGCTACAGGACGGGCAGACACAATTGCTGTTAACCGCCACTGCCTTCACCATGCAACAGCGCAACCTGCTGCTATTTGCTTTGAAGAATGTGAGCGCCACCGTAGATGCCACCGAAACAGAGGCTTGGCAAAAGCTACTGCGCGTGATGACGCACGAGATCATGAACTCTGTGGCTCCTATCGCCTCGCTGGCCGATACACTTGGCCGCCACCTGCACATGGAGCGCGAGAAGATAGAGCAGGAGCCTGAAGCAAAACCTGACCCTGAACTGCTGCAGGATACGGAAGAAGGCATTACCATCATCAAGAAGCGCAGCGAAGGATTGCTCCGCTTCGCGCACTTTTACCGCAACCTGAGCAAATCGCAGGAACTGATGCTGACCACGGTGTATGTGCAGGAGCTGTTTAAAAGTATAAACGGCCTGATGCGTCCTCAACTGGAAGAGCAGGGCGTGAAGCTCAGCTGCCAGGTAACGCCTCCTAACCTAACCTTGTACGGTGATGTGAACCTACTCGAACAGGTTCTTATCAACCTTATACTTAATGCCAAGCGCGCCGTACAAGGTCGTCCTGATCCGCAGGTTATACTTACTGCAGGCCACGAAAACGGCAAAACTGTTATTGAGGTACAGGATAACGGTACCGGTATCCCGGAGGAGCTTCTGGAGAATATATTCATCCCGTTCTTCACCTCACACAAAGATGGCTCGGGCATTGGCCTTAGCCTAGCAAAGCACATTATGCTGTTGCACAAGGGTAGCATACAAGTAGCCTCCGAGGTTGGCGTTGGCACTGTTTTTAAACTGTACTTCTAA
- a CDS encoding catalase: MNENKNNGSATSGNGQNGSENKRMLTTRQGHPVTDNQNIRTVGNRGPATMENYHFLEKMSHFDRERVPERVVHARGAGAHGVFQAYGTVGDDPVEKYTRAKVFKKGKETPVFVRFSTVGHPSGSPETLRDPRGFAVKFYTEDGNWDLVGNNLKIFFIRDAMKFPDLIHSQKPDPVTNIQSAERIFDFFSGTPEATHMVTFLYSPWGIPANYRQMQGSGVNTYKWVNADGEAVLVKYHWEPVKQGIRNLTQKEAQAIQAKNFNHATQDLYEAIERGDFPEWELNVQIMSDDEHPELDFDPLDDTKLWPREQFPWHPVGKMTLNRNPVDYFNEVELSAFGTGVLVDGLDFSDDKMLQGRTFSYSDTQRYRVGANYLQLPINAPKKQVATNQRGGRMAFKTDFAEGQNIHVNYEPSILGGLEEAPKAGKDHTPRYEANLVRQHIDRTNHFGQAGETYRNFEDWERDELIMNLGNDLAKCDKRIQDKMLEYFTQADEDYGRRVRESIDRATQELMKMKHDKIAGTDGPEGNITGEEGVQEAQEKSHPSKPY; the protein is encoded by the coding sequence ATGAACGAAAACAAGAATAACGGCTCTGCGACCTCAGGTAACGGCCAGAATGGTTCAGAAAATAAAAGAATGCTGACCACCCGCCAAGGCCACCCTGTAACTGACAACCAGAACATCCGCACTGTAGGCAACCGTGGTCCTGCTACCATGGAGAACTACCACTTCTTAGAAAAGATGTCGCACTTTGACCGTGAGCGCGTACCGGAACGAGTGGTACATGCCAGAGGTGCAGGTGCACATGGGGTGTTTCAGGCTTACGGTACGGTTGGCGATGATCCGGTTGAGAAGTATACCCGTGCAAAGGTTTTCAAAAAAGGAAAAGAGACACCAGTTTTTGTGCGCTTCTCGACAGTTGGACACCCGTCTGGCTCACCTGAGACGTTACGCGACCCCCGTGGCTTTGCTGTAAAGTTCTATACTGAAGACGGCAACTGGGACCTTGTAGGAAACAACCTGAAGATCTTCTTCATTCGGGATGCGATGAAGTTCCCGGACTTGATCCACTCTCAAAAGCCAGACCCGGTAACTAACATCCAGAGCGCTGAGCGTATTTTCGACTTTTTCTCAGGTACACCAGAGGCAACCCACATGGTTACATTCCTGTACTCGCCATGGGGTATTCCGGCTAACTACCGCCAGATGCAGGGCTCAGGTGTAAACACATATAAGTGGGTAAATGCAGACGGTGAAGCAGTACTGGTTAAATATCACTGGGAGCCAGTAAAGCAAGGCATCCGCAACCTTACTCAAAAAGAAGCACAAGCCATACAGGCCAAAAACTTTAACCACGCCACTCAGGACCTTTACGAGGCTATCGAAAGAGGCGACTTCCCAGAGTGGGAGCTTAACGTTCAGATCATGAGCGATGACGAGCACCCAGAGCTGGACTTTGACCCATTGGATGATACCAAGCTGTGGCCAAGAGAGCAGTTCCCTTGGCACCCGGTAGGCAAGATGACCCTGAACAGAAACCCAGTGGACTACTTTAACGAGGTTGAGCTATCAGCTTTCGGTACAGGTGTACTGGTAGATGGGCTTGATTTCTCGGATGATAAGATGTTGCAGGGCCGTACGTTCTCTTATTCTGATACACAGCGTTATCGTGTAGGTGCCAACTACCTACAGTTGCCAATAAACGCACCTAAAAAGCAGGTAGCAACGAACCAGCGTGGTGGACGAATGGCCTTTAAAACTGACTTTGCGGAAGGGCAGAACATTCACGTAAACTACGAGCCTTCTATTTTGGGTGGCCTGGAAGAAGCACCAAAAGCAGGTAAAGATCATACGCCACGTTATGAGGCAAACCTGGTGCGCCAGCACATCGACCGTACCAATCACTTTGGACAGGCTGGTGAAACGTACCGCAACTTTGAAGACTGGGAGCGTGATGAACTGATCATGAACCTGGGCAACGATTTAGCTAAGTGCGATAAGCGCATTCAGGATAAGATGCTGGAATACTTTACGCAGGCCGACGAAGATTATGGCCGACGTGTAAGAGAAAGCATCGACAGAGCTACGCAGGAGCTGATGAAGATGAAGCATGATAAAATTGCCGGTACGGATGGCCCTGAGGGCAACATAACCGGTGAGGAAGGGGTGCAGGAGGCCCAGGAAAAATCTCATCCTAGCAAACCATACTAA